Proteins from one Rhodoflexus caldus genomic window:
- a CDS encoding complex I subunit 1/NuoH family protein encodes MPTTILLFLFFLGFLLLYTVFAVYAERKMAAFIQDRLGPMETGYYGLLQTVADLLKMLQKEDIVLRGADGVLFRAAPFVIFASVFAGFCFIPLAPQGIGSESATGIFALLAIVSLDVMGILMAGWGSNNKFSMLGAMRSVAQIVSYEVPLGLAVLCVAVCAGTLNLQEMAWQQGIFAIESNAWGGVFSWYVVRYPLLLPVFLIFFIASLAECNRAPFDLPEAESELVAGYQTEYAGFRWGILMLSEYGMMLLVSLLSAVLFFGAWNTPLPNVGELRLAEWTSGTPGHISAWLWGAFWLLGKGLLLVGLQMWVRWTYPRLRIDQLMSLCWKYLTPAALLLLLLCSLTKLLF; translated from the coding sequence ATGCCCACCACCATACTGCTCTTTCTGTTTTTCTTGGGCTTTTTGTTACTCTACACCGTTTTTGCCGTGTATGCAGAGCGGAAAATGGCAGCATTTATTCAAGACCGCCTCGGCCCGATGGAAACAGGCTACTACGGGCTGTTGCAAACTGTCGCCGACCTGCTGAAAATGTTGCAGAAGGAGGATATCGTACTGCGCGGTGCAGATGGCGTGCTTTTCAGGGCTGCTCCTTTTGTTATTTTCGCTTCGGTGTTTGCAGGGTTCTGTTTTATACCTCTTGCGCCGCAGGGCATCGGCTCGGAAAGTGCTACCGGCATTTTTGCGCTGCTTGCCATTGTTTCGCTGGATGTAATGGGCATTCTGATGGCCGGATGGGGGAGCAACAACAAGTTTTCCATGTTGGGTGCCATGCGTTCGGTGGCACAAATCGTATCTTATGAAGTGCCGCTCGGGTTGGCAGTGCTTTGCGTGGCCGTTTGCGCAGGCACGCTCAATTTGCAGGAAATGGCATGGCAACAAGGCATTTTTGCTATTGAAAGCAACGCATGGGGCGGCGTTTTCAGTTGGTATGTGGTTCGCTACCCGCTGTTGCTGCCTGTATTTCTGATATTCTTTATAGCCTCGCTGGCAGAGTGCAACCGCGCTCCTTTTGACTTGCCCGAAGCCGAATCGGAGTTAGTGGCAGGCTATCAGACAGAGTATGCGGGTTTCCGCTGGGGCATCCTGATGTTAAGTGAGTATGGCATGATGTTGTTGGTCAGCCTGCTTTCGGCAGTGTTGTTTTTTGGTGCATGGAATACGCCACTCCCGAATGTAGGGGAATTGCGCTTGGCCGAATGGACAAGCGGCACACCCGGGCATATTTCCGCATGGCTTTGGGGTGCTTTTTGGCTGCTTGGCAAAGGCTTACTGCTGGTTGGCCTGCAAATGTGGGTGCGCTGGACTTACCCGCGTTTGCGAATAGACCAACTCATGTCGCTTTGCTGGAAATACCTGACTCCCGCGGCCTTGCTGCTGTTGTTGCTTTGCAGCCTAACAAAGTTGCTTTTCTAA
- a CDS encoding 5-(carboxyamino)imidazole ribonucleotide synthase, whose amino-acid sequence MAFKQIRLGILGGGQLGKMLIQAAADWNVYVKVLDPAPDAPCRSLASEFVCGALTDYQTVVNFGQDVDIITIEIENVNTKALETLQAQGKTVYPDPKLISLIQDKRLQKQFYKAHDIPTAPFVLTEKRTDVRLYADMLPAVHKLGKEGYDGRGVQKINTSADWEKAFDAPGVLEKQIDFEKELAVMVARNHSGQMEAFPVVEMVFHPEHNLVEYLFAPADISADLARKAQTIAEQVVKTMGFVGLLAVEMFLTKDGEILVNEVAPRPHNSGHHTIEANYTSQYQQLLRAIFNLPLGDTAARCPAAMVNLLGEPGYTGEAVYKGMEKVLGLSGVYVHLYGKTITKPFRKMGHVTILADTTEELPQKVALVKQRLKIISNKKSAAQSSEVIQ is encoded by the coding sequence ATGGCATTTAAGCAGATTCGGTTAGGTATTTTGGGAGGCGGTCAGTTGGGCAAAATGTTGATTCAAGCCGCCGCCGATTGGAATGTGTACGTGAAAGTGTTAGACCCCGCACCCGATGCCCCGTGTCGTTCGCTGGCATCCGAATTTGTCTGCGGTGCGCTGACGGACTACCAAACGGTAGTAAACTTTGGTCAGGATGTAGATATCATCACGATTGAGATTGAAAATGTCAATACAAAGGCATTGGAAACCTTGCAGGCACAAGGCAAAACCGTTTATCCTGACCCCAAGCTGATTAGCCTGATTCAAGACAAGCGCTTGCAAAAGCAGTTTTACAAGGCGCACGACATTCCTACCGCACCATTCGTACTGACGGAAAAACGCACGGATGTCCGCCTGTATGCCGACATGTTGCCTGCCGTTCATAAGCTCGGCAAGGAAGGTTACGACGGGCGCGGTGTGCAAAAAATCAACACATCGGCCGATTGGGAAAAGGCATTTGATGCGCCGGGCGTATTAGAGAAGCAAATTGATTTTGAAAAAGAACTGGCTGTAATGGTTGCCCGCAACCATTCGGGGCAGATGGAGGCTTTCCCTGTAGTGGAAATGGTTTTTCATCCCGAACACAATCTGGTAGAGTACCTTTTTGCACCTGCCGATATTTCTGCTGACCTTGCCCGCAAAGCGCAGACAATAGCAGAGCAAGTAGTTAAAACGATGGGCTTTGTCGGTTTGTTGGCAGTGGAAATGTTCCTTACCAAAGACGGCGAAATTTTGGTGAACGAAGTAGCACCGCGCCCACACAACAGTGGGCATCACACCATAGAGGCCAACTATACGTCGCAATATCAGCAATTGCTGCGTGCCATATTCAACCTGCCGCTGGGCGATACTGCCGCACGCTGTCCTGCCGCTATGGTAAACCTGCTCGGCGAACCGGGCTACACGGGCGAGGCTGTTTACAAGGGCATGGAAAAAGTCTTGGGGCTTTCGGGCGTTTATGTGCACCTCTACGGCAAAACCATTACCAAGCCTTTCCGCAAAATGGGGCACGTTACCATCCTTGCCGATACGACGGAAGAACTGCCTCAAAAAGTAGCTTTGGTGAAACAAAGGCTAAAAATTATCAGTAATAAAAAATCGGCTGCCCAATCATCGGAGGTAATTCAATGA
- the tnpA gene encoding IS200/IS605 family transposase: MSKQQNYLALWYHLIWATKHRLPFIQRAWKWELYGRMRDFCETKGYHLDFINGIEDHVHLLLSPKPQYAISDIVRDIKRDSYFWVKEKGFCGDEFGWQDGYGALTVSPSQVDAVRNYISHQEVHHRQISFEDELNKIRQIVHISHT, from the coding sequence ATGTCCAAGCAGCAGAATTATCTGGCTTTGTGGTACCATTTGATATGGGCAACCAAACATCGTTTACCATTTATTCAGCGGGCTTGGAAATGGGAATTATACGGTCGTATGAGAGATTTTTGCGAAACAAAAGGCTATCATTTGGACTTCATTAACGGCATTGAAGACCATGTTCACCTGCTGTTATCACCTAAGCCGCAATATGCCATAAGCGATATTGTAAGAGATATTAAGCGGGACAGCTACTTTTGGGTGAAAGAAAAAGGATTTTGCGGCGATGAATTCGGCTGGCAAGATGGCTACGGGGCATTAACCGTTAGTCCTTCACAAGTTGATGCTGTGCGCAATTATATCAGTCATCAGGAAGTACACCACAGGCAAATTTCCTTTGAGGATGAATTAAATAAAATCAGGCAAATTGTACATATCTCCCATACGTGA
- a CDS encoding RluA family pseudouridine synthase, translating into MSEEINDFAGEQDDDALFEHHRIVADKGQSLLRIDKFLCDRLPNASRSKIQDAIHNGFILVNNQPIKPNYKVHPLDVITVSLPEPPRSGEVKPENIPLNIVFEDEHVLVLNKEPGMVVHPGYNNWEGTLVNALVYHFQQLPEMQGNEGRPGLVHRIDKDTSGLMVIAKTEVAMMSLARQFFHHTIERTYYALVWGEPKEPKGTINAPLGRSPKDRRITMVYEGDMAPYGRHAVTHYEVIQSLRYISLLKCRLETGRTHQIRAHMKYLGHPLFNDATYGGDQILKGTPFSKYRAFVENCFSLMPRQALHAKSLGFEHPVSKQYMQFDSELPADFRAVLEKWEHYVTYN; encoded by the coding sequence ATGAGCGAGGAAATCAACGATTTTGCGGGTGAGCAGGACGATGACGCACTGTTTGAGCACCACCGCATTGTGGCCGACAAGGGGCAATCTTTGCTGCGCATAGACAAGTTTTTATGCGACCGCCTGCCCAACGCTTCGCGCAGTAAAATTCAGGATGCCATTCACAACGGCTTTATTCTGGTCAATAATCAGCCGATTAAGCCTAACTACAAGGTGCATCCGTTGGACGTTATTACCGTTTCATTGCCCGAGCCGCCACGTAGCGGAGAGGTGAAGCCTGAAAACATTCCGCTCAATATTGTTTTTGAGGATGAACACGTGCTTGTGCTGAACAAAGAGCCGGGTATGGTAGTACATCCGGGCTATAACAATTGGGAAGGTACACTGGTCAATGCCTTAGTGTATCACTTCCAACAATTGCCCGAAATGCAAGGCAACGAAGGCCGCCCGGGGCTTGTTCATCGCATAGACAAGGATACCAGCGGGCTGATGGTAATTGCCAAAACCGAAGTCGCCATGATGAGTTTGGCGCGTCAGTTTTTTCATCATACTATCGAGCGCACCTACTACGCCCTTGTATGGGGAGAGCCCAAAGAGCCGAAAGGCACTATCAATGCGCCGCTGGGCAGAAGCCCCAAAGACCGCCGCATTACCATGGTTTATGAGGGCGATATGGCACCATACGGACGACATGCCGTTACGCACTACGAAGTAATCCAATCGCTGCGCTATATCTCATTGCTGAAATGCCGACTCGAAACAGGGCGAACCCATCAAATCAGGGCACACATGAAGTACTTGGGGCATCCGTTGTTTAACGATGCTACCTACGGCGGCGACCAGATTTTAAAAGGTACGCCTTTCTCAAAATACCGCGCTTTTGTGGAAAACTGTTTTAGTCTGATGCCGCGGCAGGCACTTCATGCCAAGTCGCTGGGCTTCGAGCATCCCGTCAGCAAGCAGTACATGCAGTTTGACTCCGAGTTGCCTGCCGACTTCCGCGCCGTGCTGGAAAAGTGGGAGCACTACGTTACCTACAATTAA
- a CDS encoding thymidine kinase encodes MFIEPYHPNKTPHGWIEVICGSMFSGKTEELIRRVNRALIARQKVAIFKPALDVRYDEVKVVSHNKTEIHSNPVQTAKEILLVGRDCDVIGIDEAQFFDEGLIEVCETLARRGKRVILSGLDMDFEGKPFGVMAPLMAIAEFVTKVHAICVRCGGMASFSYRLSASRERLLLGEQDAYEPRCRSCFLKGKSVAEGEGRRDS; translated from the coding sequence ATGTTTATTGAGCCTTATCATCCTAACAAAACACCACACGGGTGGATTGAAGTTATTTGCGGGTCAATGTTTTCGGGCAAAACCGAGGAGCTGATTCGTCGGGTCAATCGGGCGCTGATAGCCCGCCAAAAAGTGGCTATTTTTAAGCCCGCCCTCGATGTGCGCTACGACGAAGTAAAAGTTGTTTCACACAACAAAACGGAAATCCACTCTAACCCCGTTCAAACTGCCAAAGAAATTCTGTTGGTAGGTCGCGACTGCGATGTGATAGGTATAGACGAAGCCCAATTTTTTGACGAAGGATTGATTGAAGTCTGCGAAACCTTGGCGCGCCGCGGCAAAAGAGTGATTCTTTCAGGGTTGGATATGGACTTTGAAGGTAAACCGTTTGGCGTAATGGCTCCGCTGATGGCTATTGCCGAGTTTGTTACCAAAGTGCACGCCATTTGTGTGCGTTGCGGCGGCATGGCTTCTTTCTCCTATCGTTTGAGTGCTTCGCGCGAGCGCCTACTGCTTGGCGAACAAGATGCCTACGAACCGCGCTGTCGCAGTTGCTTCCTCAAAGGGAAATCAGTTGCCGAAGGCGAAGGAAGAAGGGATAGCTAA
- a CDS encoding T9SS type A sorting domain-containing protein has protein sequence MKYLLFLFAWILAVAAAAQNPAFVFSDSIPVQINGRNLPLAWAGGFNAPQFSTIDLNGDGRSDLFIFDRTTNKVSTFLNVNNRWQYAPEYESLFPKDLNAWCLLADYDGDGRKDIFTTTNFGIRVLRNVTPQGGRLQFQTLRDPLQVRGISAVNLNLRIDLTDIPAIADIDNDGDLDILNFIPASGFNIEWNRNLSRERFGHSDSLVFEKATLRWGNIEECSNCNEFLFGNSFCRVEAVEHAGSTLLTIDLNGDNTKDLLLGDVSCSNLVAMLNVGTPANANFNSFQQAFPAVNPVDFQLFPAAFYEDADFDDIPDLLAAPNVFINEPAAAPSLDFTRSAWFYKNEGTLQRPDFRFRQRNFLQADMVEIGETARPAVLDVDGDGDLDLLLSTIGQRSDTNPAELERIVSRIYYFENTGNNARPAFRLANDNFAGFAAANLRQLKITVADLNGDGAVDLAFSAQRNSDNRGRFAYILNTARRNEPVQFSLANATDLTVSTLSIGDELLFADTDADGDADLLVAKFQGALERYENTGNLNFTLRSSNVAGIENDALKRGLSIAVADVNADGRLDLIASNRGGELLFYNNFLNGNPQPVRNLLFNRLTNRLEEKNFGREVLPAVLGNHLILGTAGGGLQLLRFQQDVPTSLPAENLLPRSWYSISPNPAPQGRVRLQLAEPAAVSITDLSGRTWSQFSLAAGEHPLQLPTARSMYFIRLTASSGKTAVEKLLVSE, from the coding sequence ATGAAATACCTACTCTTTCTGTTTGCGTGGATATTAGCGGTTGCGGCTGCTGCACAGAATCCGGCTTTTGTCTTTTCCGATTCTATCCCCGTGCAAATCAATGGGCGCAATTTGCCGCTGGCATGGGCAGGAGGTTTCAATGCTCCGCAGTTTTCCACCATAGACCTCAACGGCGACGGGCGCAGCGACTTATTCATTTTTGACCGCACCACCAACAAAGTCAGTACTTTTTTGAATGTCAATAACCGTTGGCAATATGCACCCGAATACGAATCGCTTTTCCCGAAGGATTTGAATGCTTGGTGTCTGCTGGCAGACTATGACGGCGACGGGCGCAAAGACATATTCACAACCACCAATTTCGGCATCCGTGTGTTGCGCAACGTAACCCCTCAGGGCGGCAGGCTGCAATTTCAAACCCTGCGCGACCCCTTGCAGGTTCGAGGCATTTCGGCCGTAAACCTCAACCTTCGCATAGACCTCACCGACATACCCGCAATTGCCGATATTGACAACGATGGCGATTTGGATATTCTGAATTTTATTCCTGCCAGCGGCTTCAACATAGAGTGGAACCGCAACCTGAGCCGCGAACGCTTCGGCCACTCCGACAGCCTTGTATTTGAGAAGGCCACTTTGCGCTGGGGCAATATTGAAGAGTGTTCCAACTGCAACGAATTTCTTTTCGGCAACAGTTTTTGCCGCGTTGAGGCGGTGGAACATGCAGGCTCCACTTTGCTGACCATAGATTTGAACGGCGACAATACCAAAGACCTGTTGCTTGGCGATGTGAGTTGCAGCAACTTGGTGGCCATGCTCAACGTAGGAACGCCCGCTAACGCCAATTTTAATAGCTTTCAGCAGGCGTTTCCTGCTGTTAATCCCGTTGATTTTCAGTTGTTTCCGGCTGCTTTCTACGAAGATGCGGACTTTGACGACATCCCCGATTTGCTGGCAGCACCCAACGTGTTCATCAATGAGCCTGCTGCTGCTCCCTCGCTGGACTTTACGCGCTCGGCGTGGTTCTACAAAAACGAAGGCACTTTGCAGCGTCCCGATTTTCGCTTTCGGCAGCGCAACTTTTTGCAGGCCGATATGGTGGAAATTGGCGAAACTGCCCGCCCTGCCGTGCTGGATGTGGACGGCGACGGCGACTTAGACCTGCTGTTGAGTACCATCGGGCAGCGCAGCGATACCAACCCCGCCGAGTTGGAGCGAATCGTCAGCCGCATCTACTATTTTGAAAACACGGGCAACAACGCGCGTCCTGCTTTCAGGTTGGCCAATGACAATTTTGCAGGATTTGCCGCCGCCAATTTGCGCCAACTCAAAATTACGGTTGCCGACCTGAACGGCGATGGGGCGGTGGACTTGGCATTTTCCGCACAGCGCAACAGCGACAATCGCGGGCGCTTTGCCTATATCCTCAACACAGCACGCCGCAATGAACCCGTGCAGTTTAGCCTTGCCAATGCTACCGACCTGACAGTCAGCACGCTTTCCATTGGTGATGAACTGCTTTTTGCCGATACGGATGCCGATGGCGACGCAGATTTGTTAGTGGCTAAATTTCAGGGCGCGCTCGAGCGCTACGAAAACACGGGCAACTTGAACTTTACTTTGCGCAGTAGTAACGTGGCAGGCATTGAAAACGATGCTTTGAAACGCGGCCTGAGTATTGCCGTAGCCGATGTAAATGCTGATGGGCGATTAGACTTAATTGCGTCCAATCGCGGCGGTGAGTTGCTTTTTTACAACAACTTTCTGAACGGTAATCCGCAACCGGTGCGCAACCTGCTGTTCAATCGTCTGACCAATCGGTTAGAAGAAAAAAACTTTGGCAGAGAGGTACTGCCGGCTGTTTTAGGCAATCACCTGATTTTAGGAACTGCCGGTGGAGGATTGCAACTGCTTCGTTTTCAGCAGGATGTGCCGACTTCGCTGCCTGCCGAAAACCTGCTGCCGCGCAGTTGGTACAGCATCAGCCCGAATCCTGCGCCACAGGGCAGGGTGCGCCTGCAACTTGCCGAACCTGCTGCTGTCAGCATCACAGACCTTTCAGGGCGTACATGGTCGCAGTTCAGCCTTGCCGCAGGAGAGCACCCCCTGCAACTGCCCACCGCACGCAGTATGTATTTCATCCGCTTGACAGCAAGCAGCGGCAAAACAGCGGTAGAGAAGTTGCTGGTGAGTGAGTGA
- the ccsA gene encoding cytochrome c biogenesis protein CcsA translates to MKLAWWKLLTIVLLFYTLLGGLLLDVPRLDILNETIRNLYFHVPMWFGMMILLTVSVVYSIKYLRNPLEKYDQWAAESANTAILFGILGLLTGMFWATYTWGDPWHGDPKQNGSAIAMLIYMAYGLLRGSFSDPQQRGRISAVYNIFAFAAYIPLIWILPRLTDSLHPGSGGNPGFNAYDLDSKLRLVFYPAVIGWTLLGVWITSLRVRLRQLEAKKIEKSLS, encoded by the coding sequence ATGAAATTAGCTTGGTGGAAATTACTGACCATTGTCCTGCTGTTCTATACCCTGCTGGGCGGTCTGCTGTTGGACGTGCCGCGTTTAGATATCCTCAATGAAACCATTCGCAACCTCTACTTCCACGTACCGATGTGGTTTGGTATGATGATTTTATTGACGGTTTCGGTGGTCTATTCCATTAAATACCTGCGCAATCCACTGGAAAAATACGACCAATGGGCGGCTGAATCTGCCAATACAGCCATTTTGTTCGGCATTTTGGGCTTGCTCACGGGCATGTTTTGGGCAACCTACACATGGGGCGACCCTTGGCACGGCGACCCTAAGCAAAACGGTTCAGCCATTGCCATGCTCATTTACATGGCCTATGGGTTGCTGCGCGGCTCATTTTCCGACCCCCAACAGCGCGGGCGCATTAGTGCGGTGTACAATATTTTTGCTTTTGCGGCCTACATTCCCCTCATCTGGATTTTGCCGCGACTGACCGATTCGCTGCACCCGGGTTCGGGTGGCAATCCCGGGTTCAATGCCTACGACTTAGACTCTAAACTGCGCTTGGTATTCTACCCGGCCGTAATCGGCTGGACACTGCTCGGCGTGTGGATTACTTCGCTGCGGGTGCGCCTCAGACAGTTGGAAGCCAAAAAAATTGAGAAATCCCTATCATAA